One genomic segment of Terrihabitans soli includes these proteins:
- a CDS encoding ABC transporter substrate-binding protein, with product MNAAAGEGAGLSGFRTAVCCPKAVLIAGFLAALLSGCKTSGTTGSIETEAPVVAQSTTPNIIGTGPVAIAIFTDSGNSPQLAVDHRDGAALAVNQLAKDQITLTVFDAGANGADIGAEVGAAMTAGSKLLIGPPSLAATPGWLKASAGKKPPAILLAAAPAKPVPGSFWLVSSEPDSAAEVATYAVNSGKKAVLLASAAPLAPADLAQVKAAIELAGGTVLGPVTVPGAAIDRNLAAQADAVVLFGSLPSALLTPLREAGLRTDAWVLGTSEWKPGTYIEGGYFAAIDQNGFGQIAGRFQTAYGRKLSADAAYAFDAVAVVAGIVRAKGIENIAAAELKSATGFTGATGLFRFHNNGRVQRRFSIYKVEALSPKLHDAAPDGF from the coding sequence ATGAATGCGGCGGCCGGTGAGGGCGCGGGACTGTCCGGTTTCCGGACCGCCGTCTGCTGTCCGAAAGCTGTCCTCATTGCGGGCTTTCTGGCCGCGCTTCTTTCCGGCTGCAAAACTTCCGGCACGACGGGCTCGATAGAGACGGAAGCGCCTGTCGTGGCGCAGAGCACGACGCCGAACATCATCGGCACAGGGCCGGTCGCCATCGCGATCTTCACCGATTCCGGAAACTCGCCGCAGCTTGCCGTCGATCACCGCGATGGCGCGGCGCTGGCGGTCAACCAGCTTGCCAAGGATCAGATCACGCTGACCGTGTTCGACGCCGGCGCCAATGGCGCCGATATCGGCGCCGAAGTCGGGGCAGCGATGACGGCCGGTTCCAAGCTTCTTATCGGCCCGCCGTCTTTGGCGGCAACGCCCGGCTGGCTGAAGGCGAGCGCCGGAAAAAAGCCGCCTGCCATTCTGCTGGCCGCCGCGCCGGCAAAGCCGGTGCCGGGATCGTTCTGGCTCGTCTCAAGCGAACCCGACAGCGCCGCCGAGGTCGCGACTTACGCGGTGAATTCCGGAAAGAAGGCCGTCCTCCTCGCGTCCGCCGCGCCGCTCGCGCCCGCAGATCTTGCGCAGGTGAAAGCCGCGATCGAGCTTGCCGGTGGCACTGTACTCGGTCCGGTCACGGTGCCGGGTGCCGCCATCGACCGCAATCTCGCGGCGCAGGCGGACGCTGTTGTGTTGTTCGGTTCTTTGCCGTCGGCCCTGTTGACGCCGCTGCGCGAAGCGGGGCTGCGCACGGATGCGTGGGTTCTTGGCACATCCGAATGGAAACCCGGCACCTATATTGAGGGCGGCTATTTCGCGGCGATCGATCAGAACGGGTTTGGCCAGATCGCCGGGCGTTTCCAGACGGCCTATGGGCGCAAGCTTTCGGCGGATGCGGCCTATGCCTTCGATGCGGTCGCGGTCGTTGCCGGCATTGTCCGTGCCAAGGGCATCGAAAATATCGCGGCGGCCGAACTGAAATCGGCGACGGGCTTTACCGGAGCGACCGGGCTTTTCCGCTTCCACAATAATGGCCGCGTGCAGCGCCGCTTCTCGATCTACAAGGTCGAGGCGTTGAGCCCCAAACTGCACGATGCGGCGCCGGACGGGTTCTGA
- a CDS encoding TrmH family RNA methyltransferase encodes MSGPLQGVKIVTSPANPQVKYLAALRTRDRREDADLFLAEGARMVRQALECGRAPRVLGYEDGMRHDPMVGELIRATLSARGEVLELTPSLIGKITRRNNPQSVIAAFEHVVKPLAEIAPKKTRAVLGLDRIKDPGNLGTILRTADAAGADVLIIGDSCDPHGTEAVRASAGSIFAVNIYEGSEADVIALCKSWPGDILGTSVVQSSDYRTVKPKSPSLLLMGNEQYGLSDELSAACIGMVHIPTSDRVESLNVGIAAGILLFTLFPPEKA; translated from the coding sequence ATGAGCGGCCCCCTGCAAGGCGTGAAGATCGTCACCAGCCCGGCCAATCCGCAGGTCAAATATCTTGCGGCGCTCAGGACACGCGACCGGCGCGAGGATGCGGACCTGTTTCTGGCCGAAGGCGCCCGCATGGTGCGCCAGGCGCTTGAGTGCGGGCGCGCGCCGCGTGTGCTCGGCTATGAAGACGGCATGCGGCACGATCCGATGGTCGGAGAACTGATCCGCGCTACGCTCTCGGCGCGCGGCGAGGTTCTCGAACTCACCCCGTCCCTCATCGGCAAGATCACGCGCCGCAACAATCCGCAATCGGTCATTGCCGCCTTCGAGCATGTGGTGAAGCCGCTGGCCGAGATCGCCCCGAAGAAAACACGCGCTGTTCTCGGCCTCGATCGCATCAAGGATCCGGGCAATCTCGGCACAATCCTCAGAACAGCGGATGCCGCAGGCGCAGATGTTCTTATCATCGGCGACAGCTGCGATCCGCACGGCACTGAGGCCGTGCGCGCCAGCGCCGGTTCGATCTTCGCGGTGAACATTTACGAAGGCAGCGAGGCCGATGTCATCGCGCTCTGCAAGAGCTGGCCGGGCGATATCCTCGGCACGAGCGTCGTGCAATCTTCCGACTACCGCACCGTAAAGCCGAAATCGCCGTCTTTGCTCCTCATGGGCAATGAACAATACGGCCTGTCGGATGAACTTTCGGCTGCCTGCATCGGCATGGTGCATATACCGACATCCGACCGCGTCGAGAGCCTGAATGTCGGGATCGCCGCCGGGATTTTGCTGTTTACGCTCTTCCCGCCTGAAAAGGCCTGA
- a CDS encoding class I SAM-dependent methyltransferase: MTKDSGHRLSRLLIAEPWDDYELLDIGGMRKLERFGTLTVDRPEPQALWARSAPDKIWQSADMKFLAPEDQESGTWEFRSKKQEWTMGFEGVRFQCRATSFRHVGVFPEQASHWRFISKALGARQKPTMLNLFGYTGIASLVAAAAGAEVTHIDASKKAIAWARENQALSGLDKAPIRWICDDALKFAERDVRRGKTYDAIVLDPPMYGRGPANEVWHFFEDLPKLLGALSQLISDKPAFVLISAYALRLSSVSLAELLKDFTPKSKGAVEAGELAVAAKHGERLFSTSLYARWQPEKDSA; encoded by the coding sequence ATGACCAAGGACAGCGGACACAGGCTGAGCCGGCTTCTCATCGCCGAGCCCTGGGACGATTACGAGCTTCTGGACATCGGCGGCATGCGCAAGCTCGAACGCTTCGGCACGCTGACGGTCGACCGGCCGGAACCGCAGGCGCTGTGGGCCCGATCCGCCCCGGACAAGATCTGGCAATCGGCGGACATGAAGTTTCTCGCCCCGGAAGACCAGGAGAGCGGCACCTGGGAATTCCGCTCGAAGAAGCAGGAATGGACCATGGGGTTCGAAGGCGTGCGCTTCCAATGCCGCGCCACCTCCTTCCGTCATGTCGGCGTCTTCCCGGAACAGGCTTCGCACTGGCGCTTCATCTCAAAAGCGCTCGGCGCGCGCCAGAAGCCGACCATGCTCAACCTCTTCGGTTATACCGGGATCGCGAGCCTTGTGGCGGCGGCGGCCGGCGCCGAGGTCACCCATATCGACGCTTCAAAAAAGGCCATCGCCTGGGCGCGCGAGAACCAGGCTTTGTCCGGCCTCGACAAGGCGCCGATCCGCTGGATTTGCGACGATGCTTTGAAGTTCGCCGAGCGCGATGTCCGGCGCGGCAAGACCTATGACGCTATCGTGCTCGATCCGCCGATGTATGGGCGCGGACCCGCCAACGAGGTCTGGCACTTCTTCGAGGATCTGCCGAAACTCCTCGGCGCGCTGTCGCAGCTCATCTCCGACAAACCGGCCTTTGTCCTGATCTCGGCTTACGCCCTGCGCCTGTCGAGCGTCTCGCTCGCCGAACTCCTCAAGGATTTCACCCCGAAGAGCAAAGGCGCGGTCGAAGCCGGCGAACTTGCCGTCGCCGCAAAGCATGGCGAGCGCCTGTTCTCGACCTCGCTCTATGCGCGCTGGCAGCCCGAGAAGGACAGCGCATGA
- a CDS encoding alpha-2-macroglobulin, with the protein MTSVHRFVFVLFALVFALLPMAADAKPFDKPYLNTDANRYEREIINNTATADRTLDDWIKEGVEAVKKDDWRAALNAFGAAIAVDPKSEQAWRNYAISLLRVKAESSETYEFPGKAKASAYRAYLLSKDAKAEARNLAILAEAYTRAEEYRQALNAYKESLKLFDHPEVRAAYQTALEEHGFRVTNYSVDADTASPRACMEFSENLAKGRVDFAPFVSVVGMDKPAVAAENDKLCVDGLKHGETYEVNVRAGVPSALGENSLKPANATIYVRDRKPDVRFTGKNYVLPRTGQQGIPFVSVNVDRVAVKIFRVGDRGMGPEITNGKFQAQLDKSEFDKLQADSGAKIFEGEIDVTKKLNEEITTAVPLDETIKTMEPGVYVMTARAYDSQENDDYETQPTQWFVVSDIGLTALSSGDGIHAFVRSLAGAQALEGVELKLVARNNEVLATAKSDANGYVRFEKGLTKGEGGLSPAVLTASLAGDYGFLALTAAGFDLSDRGVEGRAAPGPLDALVYTERGVYRPGEQVHVTTLLRNADGLAVENLPLTLVFERPDGAEERREVLEDEGAGGRAFSLPLVSDATTGTWRVKAYAELKQPPVGEATFLVEDYVPERLDMDVTTTAKTMTAAGIPVELDGRWLYGAPAGDLAIEGNVSIRSSSAEIAGLAGYKFGLADEEVSPVTSELNDLAKTDANGKAKFDVPQPNLPNTTKPLEARIAVRLREPGGRTIERQLTLPVASTSQRIGVKPLFGEQVAEGQLAEFDVRVLAADNAFAAAKGLRWELSRLNTRYQWYSEGSDWNYETITTATRTADGVVDADAKSPARISSKLGYGRYRLDVMSAEPNGPATSIVFTSGWNPSADNAETPDTLEVALDKDLYAPGDKAELRIDAPFAGKATVVVVGNEVISSKVLDLTQGENEIALDVTEAWRPGAYVMAFLHRPLDAKASRMPGRAIGLAHAQIDAAPHTLKVALSAPDKAPPRGTVRVPVKIANLASGEKAHLVVAAVDVGILNLTGFKAPAPEEDAFAQRQLSAEVRDLYGQLIDGMRAARGKIRTGGDDMGGMGMGEPPTQQPLALFSGLVPVAADGTAEVSFDIPAFNGTVKLMAIAWSKDKLGHSEQDVVIADPVVVTAALPRFLAPGDASRLRLDIHNVSGAAGEYKVKLDGAGDVISFNEAEQKLALKDGERKSVEIALTAKAVGRSSIDVSLTAPDGKSYAQALNLPVQPASPEGVNRTVVQLAPKTGSISVTSDMLKDYVPGTASIALTVGSNAAFEPAAFAGALDTYPYGCSEQLSSKLIAILYAEDYGIKLADDTREKAQQMIGRVLARQSSNGGFGLWSAGTDDDLWLDSYVVDVLTRAREKGYAVSERAISSGLARLKNVLGYEGEFDDQDEATNFAYAHYVLARNGRPIVGDLRYLADSKVNEIASPLARAQIGAALALAGDQARAGKAFAAADTALGEINVDQVSRLDYGTDLRDSAGVLALAAETSIASVIPAVAKKVVANRGARNSFSTQENAWLLRASQALKQESAKLSLTVNGAAHAGVYNKTLDAVALVEPVKVGNASDVPVNAMVTVRGAPKAMPPATEMGLKVTRAYYTLAGEEVDPSKVAQNTRLVVVLQIEETAEQNGRLLVVDHLPGGFEIDNPRLVTSAEVKLLPWLDQNYAPGHAEFRDDRFVAAFNRTGEDTDMVAAYIVRAVSPGTYVHPPATVEDMYRIERFGRSDSGTVEVTAK; encoded by the coding sequence ATGACCTCCGTTCATCGCTTCGTGTTCGTGCTGTTCGCGCTTGTCTTTGCGCTTCTGCCGATGGCCGCCGACGCAAAGCCGTTCGACAAGCCTTACCTGAACACGGATGCGAACCGTTACGAACGTGAGATCATCAACAACACCGCAACCGCCGACCGGACGCTGGACGATTGGATCAAGGAAGGTGTCGAGGCGGTCAAGAAGGACGACTGGCGCGCGGCGCTGAACGCCTTCGGCGCGGCGATCGCCGTCGACCCGAAAAGCGAGCAGGCCTGGCGCAATTACGCCATCTCGCTTCTGCGCGTGAAAGCCGAGAGCAGCGAAACCTATGAGTTCCCGGGAAAGGCCAAGGCTTCGGCTTATAGAGCCTATCTCCTGTCGAAGGACGCCAAGGCCGAAGCGCGCAATCTCGCGATCCTTGCTGAAGCCTATACCCGTGCCGAAGAATACCGCCAGGCGCTCAACGCCTATAAAGAGAGCTTGAAGCTTTTTGATCACCCGGAAGTGCGCGCCGCCTATCAGACGGCGCTGGAAGAGCACGGCTTCCGCGTGACGAACTATTCGGTCGATGCCGATACGGCCTCGCCGCGCGCCTGCATGGAATTCTCCGAGAACCTTGCCAAAGGCCGCGTCGATTTCGCGCCCTTCGTTTCGGTCGTCGGTATGGACAAGCCGGCGGTTGCTGCCGAAAACGACAAGCTCTGCGTGGACGGCCTGAAGCACGGCGAAACCTATGAAGTGAATGTCCGCGCGGGCGTTCCCTCGGCGCTCGGCGAAAACAGCCTGAAGCCGGCCAATGCCACGATCTATGTCCGCGACCGCAAGCCGGATGTGCGCTTTACCGGCAAGAACTATGTTCTGCCGCGCACCGGCCAGCAGGGCATTCCCTTCGTCTCGGTCAATGTCGATCGCGTTGCGGTGAAAATCTTCCGTGTCGGCGACCGCGGCATGGGTCCGGAAATCACCAACGGCAAGTTCCAGGCCCAGCTCGACAAGAGCGAGTTCGACAAACTGCAGGCCGATAGCGGCGCCAAGATTTTCGAAGGCGAGATCGACGTCACGAAGAAGCTGAACGAAGAGATCACGACGGCGGTGCCGCTCGACGAGACGATCAAGACCATGGAGCCCGGCGTCTATGTGATGACGGCGCGCGCCTACGATTCCCAGGAAAACGACGATTACGAGACGCAGCCGACGCAGTGGTTCGTCGTCTCCGATATCGGCCTCACGGCGCTTTCGTCCGGCGACGGCATCCATGCCTTTGTGCGCTCGCTTGCAGGTGCGCAGGCACTGGAAGGCGTCGAGCTCAAGCTCGTTGCGCGCAACAATGAAGTGCTGGCGACCGCGAAAAGCGATGCGAACGGCTATGTCCGTTTCGAGAAGGGCCTGACCAAAGGCGAGGGCGGTCTTTCGCCCGCGGTGCTGACGGCATCGCTTGCTGGCGATTACGGTTTCCTTGCGCTGACGGCCGCGGGCTTTGATCTGTCCGATCGCGGCGTTGAAGGCCGCGCCGCGCCGGGCCCTCTCGATGCACTCGTTTATACCGAACGCGGCGTCTACCGTCCGGGCGAGCAGGTGCATGTCACGACGCTGCTGCGCAATGCCGATGGGCTTGCGGTCGAGAACCTGCCGCTGACGCTGGTCTTCGAGCGCCCGGATGGTGCCGAAGAGCGCCGCGAAGTGCTCGAGGACGAAGGCGCGGGCGGCCGCGCGTTCAGCCTGCCGTTGGTCTCCGATGCAACGACCGGCACCTGGCGCGTCAAGGCCTATGCCGAACTGAAGCAGCCGCCGGTCGGTGAGGCGACGTTCCTTGTCGAGGACTACGTCCCTGAACGCCTCGATATGGACGTGACAACGACGGCCAAGACCATGACCGCGGCGGGCATTCCGGTGGAACTTGATGGCCGCTGGCTTTACGGCGCGCCGGCCGGCGATCTTGCCATCGAAGGCAATGTTTCGATCCGTTCGTCCAGCGCTGAGATCGCAGGTCTTGCCGGCTATAAATTCGGCCTTGCCGATGAGGAAGTCTCGCCGGTGACGAGCGAGCTGAACGATCTCGCCAAGACCGATGCGAACGGCAAAGCCAAGTTCGACGTTCCGCAGCCCAATCTGCCGAACACGACAAAGCCGCTTGAGGCGCGCATCGCGGTTCGCCTGCGCGAGCCGGGAGGCCGCACGATCGAGCGTCAGCTGACGCTGCCGGTTGCTTCGACCTCGCAGCGCATCGGCGTCAAACCGCTGTTCGGCGAACAGGTGGCCGAAGGCCAGCTTGCCGAATTCGATGTGCGCGTGCTCGCCGCCGACAATGCGTTCGCTGCGGCCAAAGGCCTGCGCTGGGAGCTGTCGCGTCTCAACACCCGCTATCAGTGGTATTCGGAAGGTTCGGACTGGAACTATGAGACCATCACCACGGCAACACGCACTGCTGACGGCGTCGTCGATGCCGACGCCAAATCGCCGGCGCGTATCTCGTCCAAGCTCGGCTACGGGCGCTACCGCCTCGACGTGATGAGCGCCGAGCCGAATGGCCCGGCGACCAGCATTGTCTTCACCTCGGGCTGGAACCCGTCGGCCGACAATGCCGAAACGCCCGACACGCTCGAAGTCGCGCTCGACAAGGATCTCTATGCGCCGGGCGACAAGGCGGAACTGCGCATCGATGCACCCTTTGCCGGCAAGGCGACGGTCGTGGTCGTCGGCAATGAGGTGATTTCGTCGAAGGTTCTCGACCTGACGCAGGGCGAAAACGAAATCGCGCTTGATGTGACGGAAGCCTGGCGCCCGGGCGCCTATGTGATGGCCTTCCTGCACCGTCCGCTCGACGCCAAGGCCAGCCGCATGCCCGGCCGCGCCATTGGTCTTGCGCATGCGCAGATCGATGCCGCGCCGCACACGCTGAAGGTCGCGCTGTCGGCGCCGGATAAGGCGCCGCCGCGCGGCACCGTCCGTGTGCCTGTCAAGATCGCCAATCTTGCGTCTGGCGAGAAGGCGCATCTTGTCGTTGCCGCGGTCGATGTCGGCATTCTCAATCTCACCGGCTTCAAGGCCCCGGCACCGGAAGAAGATGCGTTTGCCCAGCGTCAGCTCTCCGCCGAAGTCCGCGATCTGTACGGGCAGCTCATTGACGGCATGCGCGCCGCACGCGGCAAGATCCGCACCGGCGGCGACGATATGGGCGGCATGGGCATGGGCGAGCCGCCGACGCAACAGCCTTTGGCTTTGTTCTCGGGCCTTGTGCCGGTGGCGGCCGACGGCACGGCGGAAGTCAGCTTCGATATTCCGGCCTTTAACGGCACCGTGAAGCTGATGGCCATCGCCTGGTCGAAGGACAAGCTCGGCCATAGCGAACAGGATGTCGTGATCGCCGATCCCGTCGTCGTCACGGCCGCTCTGCCGCGCTTCCTCGCCCCGGGCGATGCCTCGCGCCTTCGCCTCGACATTCACAATGTTTCGGGTGCGGCTGGTGAGTACAAGGTCAAGCTCGACGGCGCCGGCGATGTTATCTCCTTCAACGAGGCCGAACAGAAACTCGCGCTGAAGGACGGCGAGCGGAAGTCCGTGGAGATCGCTCTGACGGCGAAAGCCGTGGGCCGCTCCTCGATCGATGTCTCGCTGACGGCGCCGGATGGCAAGAGCTATGCGCAGGCGTTGAACCTCCCGGTTCAGCCGGCATCGCCCGAAGGCGTCAACCGCACGGTCGTGCAGCTTGCGCCGAAGACCGGTTCGATCTCGGTCACCTCCGATATGCTGAAGGATTACGTCCCCGGCACGGCATCGATCGCGCTGACGGTCGGATCCAACGCGGCGTTCGAGCCGGCGGCCTTTGCCGGCGCGCTCGACACCTATCCCTACGGGTGTTCGGAACAGCTCTCGTCCAAGCTGATCGCTATCCTCTATGCCGAGGATTACGGCATCAAGCTTGCCGACGACACGCGCGAGAAGGCGCAGCAGATGATCGGCCGCGTTCTCGCGCGCCAGTCTTCGAATGGCGGTTTCGGCCTGTGGTCGGCGGGAACGGACGATGATCTCTGGCTCGACAGTTACGTCGTCGACGTTCTGACGCGGGCGCGCGAAAAGGGTTATGCCGTGTCCGAACGCGCCATCAGTTCGGGTCTTGCGCGCCTCAAAAACGTGCTCGGCTATGAAGGCGAGTTCGACGATCAGGACGAAGCGACCAATTTCGCCTATGCGCATTATGTGCTGGCGCGGAACGGCCGCCCGATTGTCGGCGATCTGCGTTATCTCGCTGACTCGAAGGTCAATGAGATCGCATCTCCTCTCGCGCGTGCGCAGATCGGTGCGGCTTTGGCACTGGCCGGCGATCAGGCGCGGGCCGGAAAGGCCTTTGCCGCCGCCGACACCGCGCTTGGCGAAATCAATGTCGATCAGGTCTCGCGGCTCGATTACGGCACGGATTTGCGCGACAGCGCGGGCGTTCTGGCGCTCGCGGCCGAGACCTCCATCGCTTCCGTCATTCCGGCGGTGGCAAAAAAGGTCGTCGCCAATCGCGGCGCACGCAACAGCTTCTCAACACAGGAGAACGCCTGGCTGCTGCGCGCTTCGCAGGCGCTGAAGCAGGAGAGCGCCAAGCTGTCGCTCACCGTCAACGGCGCCGCGCATGCCGGCGTCTATAACAAGACGCTCGATGCGGTCGCTCTGGTCGAGCCGGTCAAGGTCGGTAATGCCAGCGATGTTCCGGTCAACGCCATGGTCACGGTGCGCGGTGCGCCGAAGGCCATGCCGCCGGCGACGGAGATGGGCCTCAAAGTGACGCGTGCCTATTACACGCTCGCCGGTGAGGAAGTGGACCCATCGAAGGTCGCGCAGAACACGCGCCTTGTCGTCGTGCTTCAGATTGAAGAGACGGCGGAGCAGAACGGGCGACTTCTTGTGGTCGATCATCTGCCGGGCGGTTTCGAGATCGACAATCCGCGTCTCGTGACGAGTGCCGAAGTGAAGCTGCTCCCCTGGCTCGACCAGAACTATGCGCCGGGCCATGCGGAATTCCGCGACGACCGTTTCGTTGCGGCCTTCAACCGCACGGGCGAGGATACGGATATGGTCGCGGCCTATATCGTCCGCGCCGTCTCGCCAGGCACATATGTGCATCCGCCGGCGACGGTCGAGGATATGTACCGCATCGAGCGCTTCGGCCGCTCGGACAGCGGCACGGTTGAGGTGACGGCGAAGTGA
- the pbpC gene encoding penicillin-binding protein 1C has translation MKISRIIGTATSAAALIAGAAALWFSTASPPSLERAGKLSTLVTDRNGKLLRPFTTPEGIWRLPVTSAEVDPKLLTYLKAYEDRRFDEHFGADPYAFMRAAWQAALYGRVVSGGSTLSMQTARLLEPERGRNLSRKIWEIGAAAALEREVGKQRVLDLYLTLAPYGGNLEGVRAASLAYFGKEPARLTTAQAALLVALPQSPEARRPDRDRVAAKRARNRVIDRLVGQGVIEPAEAEFAKSEDVPDGRKAFPAFAAHAAEGAIARAPDEKVIKLTIDREIQVALEGLALERARNLGPGHSMAIVAVDHKTGAVRAHVGSADYFDESRAGSVDQARAVRSPGSTLKPFIYGMAFEEGIGLPETLIEDRPTRFGGYAPKNFGEDFQGTVTMEKALQLSLNVPAVAVLDAVGPERLVTRLKDGGAQLKLPNGEAPGLAIGLGGVGTSLFDLATLYTGLARGGESIPLYEMGEKPEVEGRRLLDPVAAAQIAHALLGTPAPKSAVTGRIAYKTGTSYGFRDAWAVGFDGRTTVAVWTGRPDGASSPGLVGRDSAGPILFDAFARIAPRTEPLPPPPYEATLRLAELPPALKRFQPRGEPAPLLEAGDMPLTIAFPADGVRVDLGAGQGAPQALALKAAGGTAPFTWLVDGKPVTSDARRRDSFWTPEGRGFARLTVLDAAGRSASATVRID, from the coding sequence GTGAAAATAAGCCGGATCATCGGCACAGCCACAAGCGCGGCGGCCCTTATCGCGGGTGCCGCCGCGCTCTGGTTTTCCACGGCGTCTCCGCCATCCCTGGAGCGCGCGGGGAAGCTGTCGACGCTTGTCACCGACAGAAATGGAAAGCTTCTGCGTCCGTTCACGACGCCCGAAGGCATCTGGCGTCTGCCGGTCACGAGCGCGGAGGTCGATCCGAAACTCCTGACCTATCTGAAGGCTTATGAAGACCGGCGGTTCGACGAGCATTTCGGCGCGGATCCTTATGCGTTCATGCGTGCCGCCTGGCAGGCGGCTCTGTATGGGCGCGTCGTTTCCGGCGGCTCGACGCTGTCGATGCAGACCGCGCGTCTGCTTGAGCCCGAACGCGGGCGCAATCTGTCGCGCAAGATCTGGGAGATCGGGGCGGCGGCCGCACTCGAGCGCGAAGTCGGCAAACAGCGCGTGCTCGATCTTTATCTGACGCTTGCGCCTTATGGCGGCAATCTCGAAGGCGTGCGCGCGGCGTCCCTGGCTTATTTCGGCAAGGAGCCGGCGCGGCTGACGACGGCACAGGCCGCCTTGCTCGTGGCATTGCCGCAATCGCCGGAAGCGCGCCGTCCGGACCGCGACCGCGTGGCGGCCAAGCGCGCCCGCAATCGCGTCATCGATCGTCTGGTCGGGCAGGGCGTCATCGAACCTGCCGAAGCCGAGTTCGCAAAATCCGAAGATGTACCCGACGGACGCAAAGCGTTTCCGGCCTTTGCCGCGCATGCGGCGGAAGGCGCTATTGCCCGTGCGCCGGATGAGAAGGTCATCAAGCTGACCATCGACCGCGAGATTCAAGTCGCGCTCGAAGGTCTTGCGCTTGAGCGCGCGCGCAATCTCGGCCCCGGTCATTCGATGGCGATCGTTGCCGTCGATCACAAAACGGGCGCGGTGCGTGCCCATGTGGGCTCGGCGGATTATTTCGATGAGAGCCGTGCCGGTTCCGTCGATCAGGCGCGCGCGGTGCGCTCGCCCGGCTCGACGCTGAAGCCTTTCATCTACGGCATGGCGTTCGAAGAAGGCATCGGCCTGCCGGAAACCCTGATCGAAGACCGGCCGACGCGCTTCGGCGGCTATGCGCCGAAGAATTTCGGTGAAGATTTCCAGGGCACGGTGACGATGGAGAAGGCCTTGCAGCTTTCCTTGAACGTCCCGGCCGTCGCCGTGCTCGATGCGGTCGGGCCCGAGCGTCTCGTCACGCGCCTCAAGGATGGTGGTGCGCAACTGAAACTTCCGAACGGAGAAGCGCCGGGCCTTGCCATCGGCCTTGGCGGTGTCGGTACAAGCCTGTTCGATCTCGCAACGCTCTATACCGGCCTTGCCCGCGGCGGCGAGAGCATTCCTCTTTATGAGATGGGCGAGAAGCCCGAGGTCGAAGGAAGACGCCTTCTCGATCCGGTCGCCGCGGCACAGATCGCCCATGCGCTGCTCGGCACCCCGGCGCCAAAAAGCGCCGTGACGGGTCGCATCGCCTACAAGACGGGGACTTCGTACGGCTTCCGCGACGCCTGGGCCGTCGGTTTCGACGGACGCACCACCGTTGCCGTATGGACGGGACGCCCGGACGGCGCTTCGAGCCCGGGCCTTGTCGGCCGCGACAGTGCGGGGCCGATCCTGTTCGACGCGTTTGCCCGCATTGCGCCGCGCACCGAACCTTTGCCGCCGCCGCCCTATGAGGCGACGCTTCGACTGGCCGAACTCCCGCCTGCCTTGAAGCGCTTCCAGCCGCGCGGCGAACCCGCGCCGCTTCTCGAGGCGGGGGATATGCCCCTGACCATTGCCTTCCCTGCGGATGGGGTGCGCGTCGATCTCGGCGCCGGGCAGGGCGCGCCGCAGGCCTTGGCGTTGAAGGCCGCGGGCGGCACGGCGCCGTTCACCTGGCTGGTCGACGGCAAACCCGTGACATCCGATGCCCGCCGCCGCGACAGCTTCTGGACGCCGGAGGGCCGGGGCTTTGCCCGCCTGACCGTGCTTGATGCCGCCGGGCGCTCGGCCTCGGCTACGGTCCGCATAGACTAA